The genomic interval GGTACCGCAAGACGGCAATTGCCCGGGCAGCAGAAAGCTCCCAGTTCGAGGGGAATTGAGGCGTGTTGATCGGGAGGTCACAGGTGTGCCCCTCGATGCGGACGGCGTTGGGGATTTTCTTAAGGACTTCGGCAAGGGCATCAAGGACGGGAATCATCTCCGGTCGGAGATTGGCTTTTCCAATATCGAAGAAGACGTTGTCGAGGAAAGTCACCACCAGTCCCCGCTCATCAATCCTGACGCTCACCTTTTCCGGAGAGAGATGGGCCTGCTCGATGAGCTTGCGTTCAATCTCCTTCATGAGTCCAACAAGTTTGAGCTGCACCACCCCCGAGGGGCTGAGCTGAGATGGGGGCTTTGGAACTGGGATTTCGGAGGGATGGAAAACTCGTGGTCCTCCTTCAAGAACTCCCAAGGCCCCTTGAATGGAGGAAACGATTTCCTTAAAGCGAGCAACGTCAATGGTGGAAAGGGCAAAAAGGAGCACAAAAAAGCACAGAAGAAGCGACATGAAATCC from Candidatus Caldatribacterium sp. carries:
- a CDS encoding OmpA family protein — protein: MPRKREEEAPPGAPLWSLTYGDFMSLLLCFFVLLFALSTIDVARFKEIVSSIQGALGVLEGGPRVFHPSEIPVPKPPSQLSPSGVVQLKLVGLMKEIERKLIEQAHLSPEKVSVRIDERGLVVTFLDNVFFDIGKANLRPEMIPVLDALAEVLKKIPNAVRIEGHTCDLPINTPQFPSNWELSAARAIAVLRYLVEKQGIPPERLIAVGYGEYRPLVPNTSEENRRKNRRVEVVILREE